A segment of the Lycium ferocissimum isolate CSIRO_LF1 chromosome 5, AGI_CSIRO_Lferr_CH_V1, whole genome shotgun sequence genome:
TGGTGAAGGAATTACAGAGCGCAATCAACATATTTTCCGATGCCGGACCAGGGGTCAGATGGGTCGGAAATGAGAACGGATTCGCCGGAAGCACAAGTTGGTCCACTATCAACCGAACATTGTTGTCCATTGGCGCTAGTAACGTTGAGTACGTAACCTTTATTTTTCCCAACCTAAATACAATTATTGTCCTTAATATTGTTTGTGCTAGCTGTATAACTTTACTCATTAAGCATATAGTGTGCCCACAGAAATTCGATTTTTGGTTAAAGGAAAAGACGTCACTAGTAAACAGTACTAAGTTGGTTACATTAACCACCCATTGTATGAAAAGCAAGAAGTTACATGTCAATATGTGAGATAGTGCCTTTCACGTCCAGGCATTTGGTGGGACATTCTGAACCCTCTCCTCTCCATTACTTCATCCATTTTGTCCAGTACATTGCTAGTTTTATGACACCTGTCCATTTAGTGATCCAAGGGTCGCTATTAAGTTAATTAAAATAACCCCTTAACCCATGGTTAAGATCCAATACTTACGGATGATTTTAACTGCCGAAAATTATTGCTAGAGGTTTATTTTAGATTGGAAAGAGATTATCTTACCATGATTAGAACTCACTCAAGAGAGAAACATTGATAAGCTTAGTTCTCGCTCGTTCTTTGTTGgcaaccaaaaaggaaaaataaactCATTTCATGGACATTTTTAAGACTTTTGTCATGTTTTAAGCCTCCAAAAATAGCTAAACATCCCTCTTTCCCCTCCCCAACTCACAACCTCACGGAGGCTAAATATTGTTTCATAGATTGTTTCAGTAATATTCTTGAACTCatgttttcatatatttatcatcttaaCTGGTACATAGTCTTAACTCTTAATTGGTACACAGTCTTAATTGGTACATCTCTTAAAAATTCTTGATCACTGGTACAACTGTTAAATATTCTTAATTGAACTTTTGTCATGGTCTATGAGGGCTGGCACAATGCCATTGAAGTGGTCCAATACCACCGAGCAGCATGCGCTAATTTTGATATAATATTTTCAAATTGCTTGTGATTTGGGGAGGGGAAAGAGGGATGTTTAGCCATTTTTGGAGGCTTAAACCATGACAAAAGTTTTTTATAAAGTCCATGAAATGagtttattttcctttttggttgcCAACAAAGAACGACAGAGAAGTAAATTTATCATTGTTTCTGATCTCTTGAGTGAATTCTAATCATGGTAAGATAATCTCTTTCCAATCTAAAATAAATCTCTAGCAATATTTTTCGGTAGTTGGTAATCATCTGTAAGTAATTAGGTCTTAACCATGGTTTAAGgggttattttaattaaattaatagtGACCCTTGGATCATTAAATGGACAGCTGTCATAAAACTAGCAATGTACTGGACAAAATGGATAGATGAAGTACTGGAGAGGAGTTGGGTTCGGACATTCTTGACTCCTAGAACACAAGTGGAACAAGGAAACAATGGCGATAGAACAAAGAGTTACAtatttttcatcaattcaatcTTTCTTCCACTTTTCTTCGTtagttcttttcctttttttctttggcatttTTCTATAGCCATTAGAAAAACTGTGGATATAGACGtttaatttcattttatgtgaacTTGTTTCACTGGTGCAACatttaataaataaagaaagatttttgaaatttgtggtcttaaatattTTACGACATCAATGtgtgccaataaaatcatgtcattaaggataaaatgaaaaagtaaaaagtataTACTAAGTTATTTCAAAATATAGAACTGTCACACTCTTTTTAAACAGACTGAAAATGAAATTTGTATCACAAACATAATTTGAACTCTTGATGTTGTCCTAAATGCTTTCTTTGTTGATCTAAATAATGCAGTTATCTCAACACCGGAGACCCAAAGGGGACAGATTGGCTACCACCAGAATGTGATGTATCCATTCGAGAAGGATGGTTTTGGCATAAATCACAAGCATCAAAGAACTTAAGTGACTTGCTCGAAATTTACTACAATTCCATCGGGCGAAATTGCGTATTGCTACTTAACGTGCCTCCTAATACGCAAGGATTAATATCCGACAGCGATGTACAAAGATTAAAAGAATTTAGAAATGCAATTGACACAATATTCTCCACCAATTTGGCCACCAAGTGTTCGATAAAAGCAAGTAGTCAGAGGGGAGGTAAAGATCGAGGTTTCGGACCCGAAAATGTGCTAGACAATGACCATTTGTGGACGTATTGGGCTCCAAGAGATGATAAAGACGACCATTGGATTGAGTTCAAAACGAAGAGTAAGCCGTTGAGGTTTAACGTGGTAAGGATTCAAGAAGCAATTGGGCTAGGACAAAGGGTCAAAAGGCATGAAATTTATGTAGATGGGATGAAAATTGCAAATGGAAGCACAATAGGATACAAGAAGCTTCACAGACTAGAAAAAAGGATGGTGAATAATGCTTATAGTGTGAGGATCAAGATAATTGGATCAAGGGGAACCCCTTTGATTTCATCAGTTGGTCTCCATTTTGATCCGTTTTGGAATCCAAATGGGCAGCAGGTAGCCACATGATATGATGGTCCACTTAGTTTAGCACTTTCTGCTGATCGATCTCCATGTGGGCTTAATTATATCTTTGCCTAATTCTTGTCTCAGTGTAGATTCATATAAATTAGAAACACAGGATGTGATAAATGCAGAATAAAGTGTTGAAGTTGCTATTTCTAGCACGGTTTGCATATGCAGCTGACCTAGTATGAATGATACGGCGGATTAATCAAAAGGCCCTGCTAACTTAATCGTTTTAGGTTAAAATTTATTCGCGCAAGGTGTTTAAACTACACCACTTGAAGTTTTTGGTGTGACCTATGGAAGGGTAATCAGTGTCGAATCGAAATTGCACCCATCGCACCTATAAATTATGTgacaattttattttgaaaaaatattctAATAATTGTGCttctaattaaaatataaacttaacagataatataataattgaAATTCTTCTCGCCATGTTTAAGGCGactacttttaatttttgagtaaaaaaaagtgaatagaGTAAGGTGAGACTTACAATTTTAGTATCACTGCGAGT
Coding sequences within it:
- the LOC132056637 gene encoding alpha-L-fucosidase 1-like, coding for MIYMVHTLRKKKKRKKVPTLALIHDSLASFSIFITQLIYYMTIIINIEKKTSMAKPYSSLSCLIISFFITLLQLIIPSQEDKITPPPLPILPLPNYAQLKWQQRELIMFLHFGVNTFTDSEWGTGHENPAVFNPTSLDANQWVDTAVKAGVSLVILTAKHHDGFCLWPSKYTDHSVIRSPWKNGQGDVVREFVNAAKARGVDVGLYLSPWDRHDKTYGLTKEYNEHYLAQLQELLDKYGDVKEIWFDGAKGSNAPNMTYYFDDWFAMVKELQSAINIFSDAGPGVRWVGNENGFAGSTSWSTINRTLLSIGASNVDYLNTGDPKGTDWLPPECDVSIREGWFWHKSQASKNLSDLLEIYYNSIGRNCVLLLNVPPNTQGLISDSDVQRLKEFRNAIDTIFSTNLATKCSIKASSQRGGKDRGFGPENVLDNDHLWTYWAPRDDKDDHWIEFKTKSKPLRFNVVRIQEAIGLGQRVKRHEIYVDGMKIANGSTIGYKKLHRLEKRMVNNAYSVRIKIIGSRGTPLISSVGLHFDPFWNPNGQQVAT